The Candidatus Methylomirabilota bacterium DNA window CCGGAACACCTTCTCGTACGACTCGAAATGGATGTCCGATGCCCCCTTCTGGATCGCGTCCACCAGCACCATGTTCACCAGCTTCACCACCGGCGCCTCGTCCGCCGACTCCTTCAGCTCGAAGACGTCGACCTTGGCGCCGTCCTCGTCGCCCTCGACGACCTCGACGTTGGAGAGATCCGTCGACATGTCCTGCATGACGCTGGCGATCGCCTCGGTCTTCGACTCGTAGTGCCGGTCGATCGCCTTCTTGATCGCGGACTGCGAGGCGACGAGCGGCAGGACCTGGAGGTTCGTCATGAAGGAGATGTCGTCCAGCGCGAACACGTTGGTCGGGTCGGCCATCGCGAGCGCCAGCGAGTTGCCCATGCGCCGCACGGGCAGCACCTCGTACTTCTTCGCGATCGCGGGCGGCACGAGTTTCAGAACCTCCGTATCGACCACGAGCTGCGAGAGCGTGATCGACGGCACGCCGTACTGGCGGGAGAGGAACCCGATCAGCTGCTCCTCGTTGATGAAGCCGAGGCGGATCAGGATCGAGCCGAGCTTGTCGGTCGAGCCCTTCTGCTCGGCGAGGGCCTTCTGGAGCTGCTCCGGGGTGAGCAGGCCGTCGGCAACGAGGAGGTCCCCGAGCCGCCGGCTGACGGGGTGACTGAGCTTTACCTGCTGCGCCATCGTAGCCTACTACTGTACCGCACCCAGGCGTTTCAACGTATCTGTAAAGGCTTTGTAGGCGTCGTCCTGGTAGAGGACGAACGCGACCCGTCTGAGGCTCGACCCCCCCGCCCGGAGATGCTCGACGACCGCCTTCAGCATTGCATCCGCGCAGATGACCGGCGGGACGTGCCCGACGCCGGTCCCCAGCGCGGGGAGGGCCAGCGAGGTGATGCGATGCTTGGTCGCGAGACCGAGGACCGCCCGGGTGGTGGCGGCGATCCTGTCGCCGTCGGTCTTGAGATCAGGGCCCATGACGGCCGCGTGGATGACGTGCGTGGCCGCGAGGTTCCCCCCGGTCGTCAGGACGGCCTCCCCGACCTCGACGGGCCCCTGCCGCATCGCCTCCTCCTCGATGATCACGCCGCCCTTGCGCTTGATCGCGCCGGCCACGCCGGTGCCCATCGCGAGGGTGGGGTTCGCGGCGTTGACGATGGCATCGACCTCCCAGTCGGTGATGTCGCCGCGCTCGATCGAGATGGACGACGGGCCGACCTTGAGCTTCATGGCGCCGGTCGCTCCCGATCCTTGGCCGCCTCCCACGCCCGCTCGAGCTCGTCCTGCGGCACCGCGCCGAGCGACTTGCCTCGCGCCGTGAGGTCGGCCTCCATCTCCGTGAAGCGGCGCCGGAATTTCTCGATCGCGCCCTGGAGCGCCTCCTCGGCGTCGATCGAGGAGAGGCGCGCCACGTTCACGAGCGAGAAGAGCGCGTCGCCGAGCTCTTCCTGCACGCGCCGCGCCTCGCCCGAGGCGATGGCGTCGCCGGCCTCGCGAATCTCCTCCTCCACCTTGGCCCACGCGGCGCGCGCGTCCGGCCAGTCGAAGTTGACCCGCGCCGCCTTCGCCTGGAGTCGCTGCGCGCGTAGGAGGGAGGGAAGCGAGCGCGGGACGCCGGCGATGACCGACCGCCGCCGGCCGCTCGCCGCCGCCTCTTGCTGCTTGATCGCCTCCCACCGCGCGAGGACCTCCGACGAGGGGCCGGCGACGGCATCCCCGAACACGTGCGGGTGGCGGCGCACCATCTTGTCGATGAGGCGCCGCAGGAGATCGGCCATGGCGAACTCGCCCGCCTCGTCGGCCAGCCGGGTGTGAAAGACGACCTGGAACAGGAGGTCGCCCAGCTCCTCCTCGAGCTCGCCGGGGTTGCCGGCCTCGATCGCCTCGAGGACCTCATAGGCCTCTTCGATCAGAAAGGGCTTCAGGGAGGTCCGGGTCTGCTCGCGGTCCCACGGGCACCCGGCCGGACCGCGAAGCCGGGCCATAACGTCCAGGAGTCGGTCGAACAAAACACCGGGGGACTCGGTCATGTCCGTTCCTGAGGGTAAGCGATTATACAGCAGGGGTTTTCGCGTATGCTAGGTTCCGCCAAGATGGTTCCGGAAAACCCCGACGAGGCGTTCAAGGTCAGCGACCGCCGCCGCCGCTCGTCCGATGACGACCCTCCCGCGCCCGCCGCGGCCCCCGTCGAGGAGCCTCGGAGGCCGACGCCCGAGCCGTCGCTCGGCCCGGGCCCGGAGTCAGAACGCAACCTCGTCGGACTCTTCATGATGCTGGCGAGCTCCGCGGTCGTCTCGCTCGGCGACGCGCCCGATCCGATGACCGGCCAGCGGCACCGCGACCTCACGAACGCCGCCGACGCGATCGACCTGCTGATCCTTCTTCGCGAGAAGACCGAGGGCCACCGTACGCCGGAGGAGACGCAGGTCCTCGAC harbors:
- a CDS encoding type II secretion system protein GspE, which encodes MAQQVKLSHPVSRRLGDLLVADGLLTPEQLQKALAEQKGSTDKLGSILIRLGFINEEQLIGFLSRQYGVPSITLSQLVVDTEVLKLVPPAIAKKYEVLPVRRMGNSLALAMADPTNVFALDDISFMTNLQVLPLVASQSAIKKAIDRHYESKTEAIASVMQDMSTDLSNVEVVEGDEDGAKVDVFELKESADEAPVVKLVNMVLVDAIQKGASDIHFESYEKVFR
- a CDS encoding macro domain-containing protein → MKLKVGPSSISIERGDITDWEVDAIVNAANPTLAMGTGVAGAIKRKGGVIIEEEAMRQGPVEVGEAVLTTGGNLAATHVIHAAVMGPDLKTDGDRIAATTRAVLGLATKHRITSLALPALGTGVGHVPPVICADAMLKAVVEHLRAGGSSLRRVAFVLYQDDAYKAFTDTLKRLGAVQ
- the mazG gene encoding nucleoside triphosphate pyrophosphohydrolase, whose translation is MTESPGVLFDRLLDVMARLRGPAGCPWDREQTRTSLKPFLIEEAYEVLEAIEAGNPGELEEELGDLLFQVVFHTRLADEAGEFAMADLLRRLIDKMVRRHPHVFGDAVAGPSSEVLARWEAIKQQEAAASGRRRSVIAGVPRSLPSLLRAQRLQAKAARVNFDWPDARAAWAKVEEEIREAGDAIASGEARRVQEELGDALFSLVNVARLSSIDAEEALQGAIEKFRRRFTEMEADLTARGKSLGAVPQDELERAWEAAKDRERPAP
- a CDS encoding DUF1844 domain-containing protein, producing the protein MVPENPDEAFKVSDRRRRSSDDDPPAPAAAPVEEPRRPTPEPSLGPGPESERNLVGLFMMLASSAVVSLGDAPDPMTGQRHRDLTNAADAIDLLILLREKTEGHRTPEETQVLDELLYDLQLRYVNATKQAGPRPAPPRP